The proteins below come from a single Benincasa hispida cultivar B227 chromosome 4, ASM972705v1, whole genome shotgun sequence genomic window:
- the LOC120075390 gene encoding phosphatidylinositol 4-kinase gamma 5-like, producing the protein MHRKLDSPVQTQMAVAAAFKSPLSGEYGGSKRMEGKQPTGRRRVFVQTDTGCVLGMELDRSDNAHTVKRRLQIALNVPTDESSLTFGDMVLKNDLSAVRNDSPLLLTRNILHRSSSTPCLSPTGRDIQQRDQSGPIEILGHSDRFVRTKQLVGEIIKAIKIGVDPIPVHSGLGGAYYFRNNRGESVAIVKPTDEEPFAPNNPKGFVGKALGQPGLKRSVRVGETGFREVAAYLLDYDHFANVPPTALVKITHSIFNVNDGVNGNMPSKKKLVSKIASFQEFIPHDFDASDHGTSSFPVVAVHRIGILDIRVFNTDRHAGNLLVRKLDGVGRFGQVELIPIDHGLCLPETLEDPYFEWIHWPQASIPFSDDELKYIKNLNPFEDSEMLRMELPMIREACLRVLILCTIFLKEAAAFGLCLAEIGEMMTREFRSGEEDPSELELICMEARQLIEEKEVLSPRIDLGDEEFQFDIDCDVEESDCSEEIEADDFYPTPPFHFSVGGGIHGRFPLCKLEESIEEENGEEDERGGFSDPFSSDRIPTISKLSMSLKNSSLGEKKKKHSNYFGTRPENGYMMTNTSSGHRSANEQLPASVTFVKLADMNEDSWSLFLDKFQELLHPAFAKRKSATLGQRQRQRLGTSCQF; encoded by the coding sequence ATGCATCGTAAATTGGATAGCCCTGTCCAGACTCAGATGGCAGTGGCAGCAGCCTTTAAGAGTCCACTCAGTGGAGAGTATGGGGGGAGCAAGAGGATGGAAGGAAAACAGCCTACAGGGCGGAGAAGGGTCTTTGTGCAAACCGACACTGGTTGTGTCCTTGGGATGGAATTGGATCGGAGTGATAATGCTCATACCGTGAAGAGGAGGTTGCAGATTGCACTTAATGTACCAACTGATGAGAGCTCTTTGACATTTGGAGATATGGTACTCAAGAATGACCTCAGTGCTGTACGTAACGATTCTCCCCTCCTTCTTACACGAAACATTTTGCACAGAAGCTCGTCGACTCCTTGTCTCTCACCTACTGGAAGGGATATTCAGCAAAGGGATCAAAGTGGTCCTATTGAGATATTGGGGCATTCTGATCGCTTTGTTAGGACAAAACAACTGGTTGGTGAGATTATAAAAGCTATTAAAATTGGTGTAGATCCTATTCCTGTTCATAGTGGACTTGGTGGTGCATACTATTTCAGAAATAACAGAGGTGAGAGCGTTGCGATTGTGAAGCCTACGGATGAAGAACCTTTTGCACCAAACAATCCAAAAGGGTTTGTTGGTAAAGCTCTTGGTCAACCTGGGTTAAAAAGATCAGTGCGTGTCGGGGAGACTGGATTTCGTGAGGTTGCAGCTTATCTTCTTGACTATGATCACTTTGCTAATGTGCCTCCCACTGCCTTGGTGAAGATTACCcactccatcttcaatgtcAATGATGGAGTAAATGGTAACATGCCAAGTAAGAAGAAGCTGGTTAGCAAGATTGCATCGTTTCAAGAATTCATACCGCACGATTTTGATGCCAGTGATCACGGAACTTCCAGCTTCCCAGTAGTGGCTGTGCATCGTATAGGCATTCTAGACATTAGAGTTTTTAACACAGATAGGCATGCTGGAAATCTTTTAGTTAGGAAACTTGATGGTGTTGGGAGGTTTGGTCAAGTGGAGCTTATTCCTATTGATCATGGACTCTGTCTGCCCGAAACGCTAGAGGATCCATATTTTGAGTGGATTCATTGGCCGCAGGCGTCGATTCCGTTTTCAGATGATGAGCTCAAGTATATCAAAAACCTCAATCCATTTGAAGACAGTGAGATGCTGAGGATGGAGCTTCCCATGATTCGTGAGGCTTGTCTCAGGGTTCTGATTCTCTGCACTATCTTCCTGAAGGAGGCTGCTGCATTTGGTCTCTGTCTTGCTGAGATCGGCGAGATGATGACTCGAGAGTTTCGTAGCGGAGAGGAGGATCCCAGTGAACTGGAACTTATATGCATGGAAGCTAGGCAGCTGATCGAAGAGAAGGAGGTCTTATCCCCTCGGATTGATTTAGGCGATGAGgaatttcaatttgatattGACTGCGATGTCGAAGAGTCGGATTGTAGCGAAGAGATAGAAGCAGATGATTTTTACCCAACACCACCATTCCACTTCAGCGTCGGTGGTGGTATACATGGTCGTTTTCCTCTTTGTAAACTGGAGGAAAGCATCGAGGAAGAAAATGGCGAGGAAGATGAGCGAGGGGGCTTCTCCGATCCGTTTTCTTCTGATAGAATTCCAACTATTTCAAAGCTTTCCATGTCACTGAAGAATTCCAGTCTAggtgagaagaaaaagaaacatagcAACTACTTTGGAACAAGACCTGAGAATGGATACATGATGACAAATACATCTTCTGGGCACAGGAGTGCAAATGAACAGCTTCCAGCTAGTGTAACCTTTGTGAAGCTAGCTGACATGAATGAGGATTCGTGGTCATTGTTCTTAGACAAGTTTCAAGAGCTACTTCACCCGGCATTTGCGAAGCGAAAATCTGCTACTCTAGGTCAGAGGCAGAGGCAGAGGCTTGGTACATCTTGCCAATTTTGA